In Drosophila subpulchrella strain 33 F10 #4 breed RU33 chromosome 3R, RU_Dsub_v1.1 Primary Assembly, whole genome shotgun sequence, the following are encoded in one genomic region:
- the LOC119545758 gene encoding glutamate receptor ionotropic, kainate 2 encodes MFSNHFIIFWAFVCITISVSSAQYENFGSYDNFQSSENVPIGLLTDQNTEQMNIVFDHAIEVANQEVGTTLTSLKEEVNYGDAYQSYGKLCRMLETGIAGVFGPSSRHTAVHLMSICDAMDIPHIYSYMSEYAEGFNLHPHPTDLAKALHSLIVAFNWTRFIFLYESADYLNILNELTTLFGMNGPVVTVLRYDMQLNGNYKQVLRRVRKSVDNRIVVVGSSETMPEFLNQAQQVGIINEDYKYIIGNLDFHSFDLEEYKYSEANITGLRLFSPEKMAVKELLMKLGYPTDQDEFRNGSCPITVEMALTYDAVQLFAQTLKNLPFKPVPQNCSQRTESVRDDGSSFKNYMRTLRLTEHLLTGPIYFEGNVRKGYHLDVIELQPSGIVKVGTWDENRNYTARRLAPTTALFDSVDNSLANKTFTILLSVPNKPYAQLVESYKQLEGNSQYEGYGVDLIKELADKLGFNFTFVNGGNDYGSYNKSTNESTGMLREIMIGRADLAITDLTITSEREQAIDFTIPFMNLGIAILYLKPQKAAPELFTFMDPFSEEIWWFLGFSFVGVSLSFFILGRLSPSEWDNPYPCIEEPEELENQFTIGNSIWFTTGALLQQGSEIGPKALSTRTVASFWWFFTLLVVSSYTANLAAFLTIEKPQSLINSVDDLAENKDGVVYGAKRTGSTRNFFITSVDERYKKMNKFMTENPQHLTEDNMEGVYRVKTNTHYAFLMESTSIEYNTKRECNLKKIGDALDEKGYGIAMRKNWPHRDKFNNALLELQEQGVLEKMKNKWWNEVGTGICATKEDVPDATPLDMNNLEGVFFVLLVGSCCALLYGIISWVLFVMKKAHHYRVPLSDALKEEFQFVIDFNNYVRVLKNSASIYSRSRQSSLSAASVVQESQ; translated from the exons atgtttagcaaccattttataatattttgggCTTTTGTTTGTATTACAATTTCGGTTAGCAGTGCTCAGTATGAAAACTTTGGCAGCTACGACAACTTCCAAAGTTCCGAAAATGTCCCAATTG GCCTGCTCACCGACCAGAACACGGAGCAGATGAACATAGTCTTTGACCATGCCATCGAAGTGGCCAACCAGGAGGTGGGCACCACCTTGACATCGCTGAAGGAGGAGGTCAACTACGGGGATGCCTACCAGAGCTACGGAAAATTGTGCAGGATGCTTGAG ACTGGCATTGCGGGGGTGTTTGGACCCTCCTCGCGGCACACTGCCGTCCACCTGATGTCCATTTGCGATGCCATGGATATACCCCACATCTACTCCTACATGAGCGAGTACGCGGAGGGCTTCAATCTGCATCCGCATCCGACCGACCTGGCCAAAGCCCTACACAGCCTCATCGTGGCGTTCAACTGGACTCGCTTCATTTTCCTCTACGAATCCG CCGATTACCTGAACATATTGAACGAGCTGACCACGTTGTTTGGTATGAATGGTCCCGTGGTCACTGTGCTGCGATACGACATGCAACTGAATGGCAACTACAAACAGGTCCTTCGGCGGGTGCGGAAGTCCGTGGACAATCGAATTGTGGTCGTGGGTTCCAGCGAGACGATGCCAGAGTTCTTAAACCAGGCCCAGCAAGTGGGCATAATCAACGAGGATTACAAGTACATCATTGGCAACCTGGACTTTCACTCCTTTGACTTGGAGGAGTACAAATACAGTGAGGCCAATATAACGGGGCTGCGACTGTTTTCGCCGGAGAAGATGGCCGTCAAGGAACTGCTCATGAAGTTGGGCTACCCTACCGACCAGGATGAGTTTCGAAATG gttcCTGTCCCATTACCGTGGAAATGGCTTTAACCTACGATGCTGTTCAGTTGTTCGCACAGACCCTCAAGAATCTTCCATTCAAACCGGTGCCCCAGAATTGCTCTCAAAGAACTGAAAGTGTTCGAGATGATGGCTCCTCCTTCAAGAATTACATGCGAAcg CTGCGCCTCACGGAACATTTGCTTACGGGACCCATCTACTTCGAGGGAAACGTCCGCAAGGGATACCACCTGGATGTCATCGAGCTGCAGCCCTCGGGGATCGTAAAAGTGGGAACCTGGGACGAGAATAGGAACTACACAGCCAGGCGACTGGCACCGACCACCGCCCTCTTCGATAGCGTCGACAATTCGCTGGCCAATAAGACGTTCACCATCTTGCTGTCGGTGCCA AACAAACCATATGCCCAGCTGGTGGAGTCGTACAAGCAGCTGGAGGGCAATAGTCAGTACGAGGGCTACGGTGTGGATCTGATCAAAGAACTGGCCGATAAACTGGGCTTTAATTTTACCTTCGTAAACGGGGGCAATGATTATGGATCGTATAATAAATCCACAAATGAATCCACGGGCATGTTGAGGGAAATAATGATTGGG agaGCTGATTTGGCTATCACGGATTTGACCATAACCTCGGAACGCGAACAGGCCATAGACTTTACTATCCCCTTCATGAATTTGG GCATTGCAATTCTCTACTTAAAGCCCCAGAAAGCCGCTCCTGAGCTCTTTACCTTTATGGATCCGTTTTCCGAGGAGATTTGGTGGTTCCTGGGATTCTCCTTTGTTGGCGTGTCCTTAAGCTTCTTCATATTGGGTCGTCTTTCGCCAAGCGAATGGGACAATCCCTATCCATGCATTGAAGAGCCCGAGGAACTGGAAAATCAATTCACTATAGGCAATTCCATTTGGTTCACAACTGGCGCCCTGCTTCAGCAGGGCTCCGAAATCGGTCCAAA AGCCCTATCAACTCGTACCGTAGCCAGTTTCTGGTGGTTTTTCACCCTACTTGTGGTGTCTTCTTACACCGCTAACTTGGCTGCCTTCTTGACCATCGAAAAGCCGCAGAGTTTGATAAACAGTGTGGACGATTTGGCAGAGAACAAGGATGGCGTGGTCTACGGAGCGAAAAGAACCGGATCCACCAGGAACTTTTTTATA ACATCTGTGGACGAACGCTATAAGAAGATGAATAAGTTCATGACCGAAAACCCTCAACATCTTACCGAAGACAATATGGAGGGAGTATATCGAGTAAAGACCAACACTCACTATGCATTTTTAATGGAATCCACTTCCATTGAGTATAATACTAAGCGAGAATGTAATCTTAAAAAGATCGGAGATGCATTGGACGAGAAGGGCTATGGAATAGCCATGAGAAAGA ATTGGCCGCACCGCGACAAGTTTAATAATGCCCTGCTGGAGCTGCAGGAGCAAGGAGTGCTGGAGAAGATGAAAAACAAGTGGTGGAATGAGGTGGGCACAGGAATTTGCGCTACCAAAGAGGACGTTCCAGATGCCACGCCCCTAGACATGAATAACCTGGAGGGCGTGTTCTTCGTACTCCTTGTCGGAAGTTGCTGCGCCCTGCTTTACGGGATTATAAGTTGGGTCTTGTTTGTGATGAAGAAAGCTCATCACTACCGG GTCCCGCTGAGCGACGCTCTTAAAGAAGAGTTCCAGTTCGTTATCGATTTTAATAACTATGTACGGGTGCTGAAGAACTCAGCCTCCATCTACTCGCGCAGCCGTCAATCCTCCTTGTCAGCAGCTTCTGTGGTGCAGGAATCGCAATAA
- the LOC119545757 gene encoding glutamate receptor ionotropic, kainate 2, with amino-acid sequence MNAMHFSWLAVIFLCLNKVQAQFYGDSTYGSSRGQSIRLGLITDDATDRIRQTFEHAISVVNSELGVPLVGETEQVAYGNSVQAFAQLCRLMQSGVGAVFGPAAKHTASHLLNACDSKDIPFIYPHLSWGAHPDGFNLHPSPEDIAHVLHDIVNQFEWSRFIFCYESAEYLNILDHLMTLYGIKGPVIKVMRYDLNLNGNYKSVLRRIRKSEDSRIVIVGSTEGVAELLRQAQQVGIMNEDYTYVIGNLDLHTFELEEYKYSEANITGIRMFSPDQVEVRDLVEKLQQELGESQPLNTGSSSITMSMALTYDAVRVIAETTKHLPYQPQMLNCSERHDNVQPDGSTFRNYMRSLEIKDKTITGRIYFEGNVRKGFTFDVIELQSSGLVKIGTWEEGKDFEFERPPQGVNFNDIDDGSLVNKTFKVLISVATKPYASIVESIDTLIGNNQYQGYGVDLIKELADKLGFNFTFHDGGNDYGSFNKTTNSTTGMLKEIVEGRADLAITDLTITSEREEVIDFSIPFMNLGIAILYVKPQKAPPALFSFMDPFSSEVWLYLGIAYVGVSLCFFIIGRLSPIEWDNPYPCIEEPEELENQFTINNSLWFTTGALLQQGSEIAPKALSTRTISAIWWFFTLIMVSSYTANLAAFLTIENPTSPINSVEDLAENKDDVQYGAKRTGSTRNFFLTSEDPTYMKMNQYMMDHPEMLMDNNQDGVDKVKAGTKYAFLMESTSIEFNTVRECNLTKVGDPLDEKGYGIAMVKNWPYRDKFNNALLELQEQGVLARLKNKWWNEVGAGVCSAKSSKDGPSELGVDNLSGIYIVLVIGSLFSMLVSILYWCYFVFRKAKFYAVPFCDALAEEFKIVISFSENERALKSAQSVYSRSRNSSQSIESLKTDSEENMPDED; translated from the exons ATGAATGCAATGCATTTTTCTTGGCTTGCGGTGATTTTCCTTTGCCTCAACAAAGTGCAGGCCCAGTTTTATGGGGACAGTACTTACGGCTCATCCCGTGGCCAATCCATACGCCTTG GTCTTATCACAGACGATGCCACCGATAGAATCAGGCAGACCTTTGAACACGCCATATCGGTGGTCAACAGTGAGCTGGGTGTTCCCTTGGTCGGGGAAACCGAACAGGTTGCCTATGGCAACTCCGTCCAGGCCTTTGCCCAACTTTGCAGGCTGATGCAG AGTGGAGTGGGTGCTGTTTTTGGGCCAGCTGCCAAGCACACAGCCTCTCACCTGCTAAATGCCTGCGACTCCAAGGACATACCATTCATATACCCGCATCTCTCTTGGGGTGCCCATCCAGATGGCTTTAATCTACATCCAAGTCCGGAAGATATAGCCCACGTCCTACACGACATTGTCAATCAGTTTGAGTGGTCTCGCTTTATATTCTGCTATGAATCCG CTGAATACCTGAATATTTTGGACCACCTCATGACTCTGTATGGCATCAAAGGACCTGTCATTAAGGTGATGCGCTACGATCTCAACCTAAATGGCAACTACAAATCGGTCCTTAGGCGAATCAGAAAGTCGGAGGACAGTCGCATTGTGATCGTGGGCTCCACAGAGGGCGTGGCCGAGCTGCTGCGTCAAGCCCAGCAGGTGGGCATTATGAACGAGGACTACACCTATGTTATAGGTAACTTGGACCTGCACACCTTTGAGCTAGAGGAGTACAAGTACAGTGAGGCCAATATAACTGGCATAAGGATGTTCTCACCTGATCAGGTGGAAGTGCGAGATCTGGTTGAAAAGTTGCAGCAGGAACTCGGAGAAAGTCAACCCTTAAATACAG GCTCCTCATCCATCACTATGTCCATGGCTCTCACCTATGATGCAGTTCGTGTAATTGCGGAGACTACGAAGCATCTTCCCTACCAACCTCAGATGCTCAACTGTTCCGAGCGCCATGACAATGTTCAACCAGATGGTTCCACTTTCAGGAACTACATGAGATCG tTGGAGATCAAAGACAAGACCATCACAGGTCGCATCTATTTCGAGGGAAATGTCCGCAAGGGTTTCACCTTCGATGTCATCGAACTGCAGTCTAGTGGACTGGTCAAGATCGGCACCTGGGAAGAGGGCAAGGACTTTGAGTTCGAGCGACCACCCCAAGGTGTTAACTTTAATGACATCGATGATGGTTCGCTGGTCAACAAAACCTTCAAGGTTCTAATATCTGTTGCG ACCAAACCGTATGCCAGTATAGTGGAGAGTATTGACACACTAATAGGCAACAATCAGTACCAGGGTTATGGAGTGGATCTAATCAAAGAGTTGGCCGATAAGCTTGGCTTTAACTTTACCTTCCACGATGGTGGCAATGACTACGGATCTTTTAATAAAACCACTAATTCCACTACAGGAATGCTCAAGGAAATTGTAGAAGGG AGAGCTGATCTGGCGATCACTGATCTCACCATCACATCGGAGCGAGAAGAAGTGATCGATTTTTCCATACCCTTTATGAATCTTG GCATAGCAATTTTATATGTAAAACCTCAGAAGGCTCCCCCAGCCCTCTTCTCCTTCATGGACCCATTTTCATCGGAGGTGTGGCTTTACCTGGGTATTGCCTATGTGGGAGTCTCGCTCTGCTTCTTTATTATAGGTCGACTTTCGCCCATTGAGTGGGATAACCCATATCCCTGTATTGAAGAGCCAGAAGAGCTGGAAAACCAGTTCACCATCAACAATTCCCTGTGGTTCACAACGGGAGCTTTGTTGCAGCAAGGCTCTGAAATTGCTCCCAA AGCTCTCAGCACACGTACAATTTCCGCAATTTGGTGGTTTTTCACCTTAATTATGGTTTCATCTTACACTGCCAACTTGGCTGCCTTCTTGACCATCGAAAATCCCACCAGTCCCATCAACAGTGTTGAGGACTTGGCTGAGAATAAAGACGATGTTCAGTATGGAGCTAAGCGCACAGGATCCACCCggaacttttttttg ACATCGGAGGATCCAACCTATATGAAAATGAACCAATACATGATGGATCATCCAGAAATGCTGATGGACAACAATCAGGATGGAGTGGACAAGGTGAAGGCGGGCACCAAGTACGCCTTTCTCATGGAATCCACCTCCATTGAATTCAATACGGTTAGGGAGTGCAATCTGACCAAGGTGGGGGATCCGCTGGATGAGAAGGGTTACGGCATAGCTATGGTGAAAA ATTGGCCCTATCGCGATAAGTTCAACAATGCCCTGCTGGAGCTGCAGGAACAGGGCGTCTTGGCCAGGCTGAAGAACAAGTGGTGGAACGAAGTTGGGGCCGGTGTTTGCAGT GCAAAAAGCTCTAAAGATGGTCCTTCTGAATTGGGCGTGGATAATCTGAGTGGCATTTATATCGTCTTGGTCATCGGATCCCTCTTTTCCATGCTTGTCTCCATTTTATATTGGTGCTACTTTGTTTTCAGGAAGGCAAAATTCTATGCG GTTCCGTTTTGCGATGCCCTGGCTGAGGAATTCAAAATTGTCATCAGCTTTTCGGAAAATGAAAGAGCCCTGAAAAGCGCCCAGTCAGTTTATTCCCGCAGTCGAAATTCATCTCAGTCCATAGAGTCCCTAAAAACCGATTCAGAGGAGAATATGCCGGACGAGGATTAG